A stretch of DNA from Streptococcus sp. NPS 308:
AAGTTGGCTTGGACTTGGTACAAGTTCATGGTCAGGTAGGGGATGATTTGTTTGAGGATTTACCTTGTGCCAGCATTCAGGCCGTGCAGGTGGATGGAGAGGGGCATGTACCCAATTCTCAGGCAGACTATCTACTCTTTGATGCCCCTGTGGCAGGGAGTGGTCAGACCTTTGACTGGGGGAAATTGGATACGACAGGACTAGCTCAGCCCTTCTTTATCGCAGGTGGCCTTAATGAAGATAATGTAGTAAAAGCAATTCAACACTTTACTCCCTATGCAGTAGATGTATCGAGTGGAGTGGAGACAGATGGACAAAAAGATTATGAAAAGATTAGAAGATTTATAGAGAGGGTAAAGCATGGCATATCAAGAACCAAATAAAGATGGATTTTACGGAAAATTCGGCGGACGTTTCGTCCCAGAAACACTGATGACAGCAGTTTTGGAGTTGGAGAAGGCCTACCGTGAAAGTCAGGCGGACCCAAGTTTCCAAGAGGAATTAAACCAGCTCTTACGCCAGTATGTAGGACGTGAAACACCTCTTTACTACGCAAAAAACTTGACCCAGCATATTGGTGGAGCCAAGATTTATCTCAAACGGGAAGACCTCAACCATACAGGTGCACACAAGATTAACAATGCCTTGGGACAAGTTCTTCTCGCTAAACGCATGGGCAAAAAGAAAATTATCGCTGAAACAGGTGCTGGTCAGCACGGTGTGGCAACTGCAACAGCTGCAGCCCTCTTTAACATGGAATGTACTATCTACATGGGTGAGGAAGATGTTAAACGCCAAGCCCTTAATGTCTTCCGTATGGAGCTTTTGGGAGCCAAGGTCGAGGCCGTGACAGATGGTTCGCGCGTGCTCAAGGATGCAGTTAATGCAGCCCTTCGTTCATGGGTGGCAAATATCGATGATACCCACTATATCCTTGGTTCTGCCTTGGGACCTCATCCTTTCCCAGAAATCGTTCGTGACTTCCAAAGTGTCATCGGGCGAGAGGCTAAACAACAGTACCGTGACTTGATAGGTCAAGATTTGCCAGATGCACTAGTAGCCTGTGTTGGTGGTGGTTCTAATGCTATCGGACTCTTCCAACCCTTTGTAGAAGATGAGTCAGTAGCCATGTATGGGGCTGAAGCAGCTGGACTTGGTGTAGATACAGAGCATCACGCAGCGACCTTGACCAAGGGACGTCCAGGTGTTCTCCATGGTTCTCTTATGGATGTGCTCCAAGATGCCAATGGTCAAATTCTTGAAGCCTTCTCTATATCAGCAGGTTTGGACTATCCTGGTATCGGTCCAGAACACTCTCACTATCATGATATCAAACGTGCCAGCTATGTTCCTGTGACTGACGAGGAAGCCTTGGAAGGATTCCAACTCTTGTCTCGTGTGGAAGGGATTATCCCAGCCTTGGAATCGAGTCATGCTATCGCTTTTGCAGTGAAATTGGCCAAAGAACTTGGACCAGACAAATCCATGATTGTCTGTCTATCAGGTCGTGGGGACAAGGATGTAGTTCAAGTCAAAGACCGCTTGGAAGCTGAAGCAGCAAAGAAGGGAGAAGGTCATGCCTAAGACTCTAACAGAAAAATTGAATGCTATAAAAGCAGCTGGAAAAGGAATTTTCGTTCCTTATATTATGGCTGGAGACCATGAGAAAGGTTTGGATGGACTAGGAGAAACAATCCACTTTTTAGAAGATTTGGGTGTCTCTGCCATTGAAGTGGGCATTCCCTTTTCAGACCCTGTTGCAGATGGACCTGTTATCGAAGAAGCTGGCTTGCGCAGTCTAGCCCACGGGACCTCTACCCAGGCTTTAGTTGAAACCTTGAAAACCATTGAAACAGAGGTTCCACTTGTCATCATGACCTACTTTAACCCCCTCTTTCAGTATGGTGTGGAGAATTTTGTCAAAGATTTGGCTGATACAGCGGTTAAGGGCTTGATTATCCCAGATCTGCCTCATGAGCATGCCAACTTTGTAGAACCATTTTTGGCAGATACAGACATTGTTTTGATTCCTTTAGTAAGTTTGACCACAGGGATTGAGCGTCAGAAAGAGTTGATTGAAAGGGCGGAAGGCTTCGTCTATGCAGTTGCCATCAATGGGGTG
This window harbors:
- the trpB gene encoding tryptophan synthase subunit beta, giving the protein MAYQEPNKDGFYGKFGGRFVPETLMTAVLELEKAYRESQADPSFQEELNQLLRQYVGRETPLYYAKNLTQHIGGAKIYLKREDLNHTGAHKINNALGQVLLAKRMGKKKIIAETGAGQHGVATATAAALFNMECTIYMGEEDVKRQALNVFRMELLGAKVEAVTDGSRVLKDAVNAALRSWVANIDDTHYILGSALGPHPFPEIVRDFQSVIGREAKQQYRDLIGQDLPDALVACVGGGSNAIGLFQPFVEDESVAMYGAEAAGLGVDTEHHAATLTKGRPGVLHGSLMDVLQDANGQILEAFSISAGLDYPGIGPEHSHYHDIKRASYVPVTDEEALEGFQLLSRVEGIIPALESSHAIAFAVKLAKELGPDKSMIVCLSGRGDKDVVQVKDRLEAEAAKKGEGHA
- the trpA gene encoding tryptophan synthase subunit alpha — protein: MPKTLTEKLNAIKAAGKGIFVPYIMAGDHEKGLDGLGETIHFLEDLGVSAIEVGIPFSDPVADGPVIEEAGLRSLAHGTSTQALVETLKTIETEVPLVIMTYFNPLFQYGVENFVKDLADTAVKGLIIPDLPHEHANFVEPFLADTDIVLIPLVSLTTGIERQKELIERAEGFVYAVAINGVTGKSGNYRADLDKHLAQLHQVADIPVLTGFGVSSQADVERFNAVSDGVIVGSKIVKALHQGEPIEDFIKQAVAYQK
- a CDS encoding phosphoribosylanthranilate isomerase; protein product: MTKVKICGLSTKEAVETAVSAGADYIGFVFAPSKRQVTLDQAAELAKLIPSDVKKVGVFVSPSRAELLEAIDKVGLDLVQVHGQVGDDLFEDLPCASIQAVQVDGEGHVPNSQADYLLFDAPVAGSGQTFDWGKLDTTGLAQPFFIAGGLNEDNVVKAIQHFTPYAVDVSSGVETDGQKDYEKIRRFIERVKHGISRTK